AAAGCCTGCGCGGTTTCCGTGACCGTCAGGTGCTCCACGTCGCGCAGCACGAACACTTCCCGATAGATTCCCGGCAGGCTCTTGAGCGCCCGGCTTACCGCCGCTCGGACTTCCGCGCGCTCCAGGGATTCCGAAGGGATCTCCCGCCAGTCCGCGAACTGGCGCGGCAGGAACTCGCCTTCTTCCGATTCGGTTCCCGGATCGTCGACCGATTCATAGAGGTGCTGGCGGTCCTTGCGTCGCCGCATCTTGGCCTCGTTCACCACGATCAGCAGCAGCCAGGACTTGAACTTCTCCTCCTCGCGGAGTTGTCCCAGGTGCAGGAGCGCCTTCAGGATGGATTCCTGGGCTACCTCTTCCGCGTCCGCCTCGTTGTGCAGGATGGAATACGCCGCCAGGTACACGCCCCGCTCGTAGGGGCGGATGAGCTCGTGAAACAGCGCCCGTTCGCCCCGCCGGATGCGCTCGATCAGCGCCGCTTCGTCGCGCGCGATATGGGGTTCCACGTTCAGGGCCAAGGCAAGCCTCTCCCGCCGCCGGTTCAGAAGGCTACAGTGGAAGATGCGCGAGCCGAAACCGGGTTACGAGGATTTGCTTCTTGTGGAGACGTAGCAAGCTACCTCGCTACAGGTCGGGTGCTTGTTTTTCAGCCGCCCCTGGAAACGCTCTGCGATCTCTGCGGTCTCTGCGTTGAAAAGGAAAAGCCGCCAGCTTTCGCTGACGGCTGAATGCTGATTGCCGACTCCTAGTTCTCGTAGAGCAGCACCGCTTCGGTCTCCTTCGAATCCACCGGGCGGTAGAACAGCTTGTCGCCTTCGAGAAAGACCTCGATGAACGCCGGCCGGGTGGTGATCGTTCCCTGGATGAGGGCCTCCGAGAGCGGGTCCTCGATGTACTTCTGCAGGGCCCGCCGCAACGGGCGTGCGCCGTAGCTGCGGTCGCCCAGGGTCTTGTCCAGGATCCACTTCTTGGCCTCTTCGTTCACCGTGATGGTGATCTGCCGCTGGGCCAGGTTCTGGTTGAGCTGATTCACCAGCAGCTCCAGGATCAGGATGAGGTCCTGCTCGGTCAGCGCGTTGAACAGGATGACCTCGTCCAGCCGGTTGAGGAACTCAGGGTTGAAGGTGCGCTTCACTTCGTTGCGCACCATCTCTTCCACCTTGCCCGCGACTAGGTCTTCCTTGTCGGACTGGAAGCCCAGGCCGCTGCGCTTCTGCAGGTGGCGCGCCCCGATATTCGAGGTCATGATGAGCACGACGTTCTTGAAGTCCACCGTGTTGCCCAAGCCGTCGGTCAACTGGCCGTCCTCGAACACCTGCAGCAGGATGTTGAACACGTCGGGGTGGGCCTTCTCGATCTCATCCAGCAGCACCACGGAATAGGGCGCGCGCTTCACGCGCTCCGTCAGTTGTCCGCCCTCTTCGTAGCCCACGTAGCCCGGGGGTGACCCGATCAGCTTGGAGACCGAGTGTTTCTCCATGAACTCGCTCATATCGAAGCGGATGAGCGACTTCTCGCTGCCGAACAGGAACTGGGCCAGGGTGCGGGCCACTTCCGTCTTGCCTACGCCGGTGGGGCCGAGGAACATGAACGAGCCCACCGGGCGGTTGGGGTTCTTCAGGCCGGCGCGCGAGCGGCGGATGGCGCGGGCCAGGGCGGTGATGGCCTTGTCCTGTGAGATCACCCGCTTGTGCAGCTCTTCTTCGATGCGCAGCAGCTTCTGCGACTCTTCTTCCTTCACCGCCGTGACCGGCACGCCCGTCCAGCGCGACACCACGTCCTCGATGTCCTCGCGGCTCACCGCGCCGGTGGAGGATTCGTCGAGATGGTATTTTTCGCGCAGCCCGCGCAGGTTCTCGCGCTCTTTGCGTTCTTCGTCGCTGTAGAAGCGCGCCTTCTCGAACTCGTGGTTGGCGATGGCGTTCTCCATGCGGTGCACGATGAACTTGATGCGCTTCTGCACGTCGGTGATCTCGTCGGGCAGCGAGGTCTGGCGCAGCTTCACCCGCGCGCCCGCTTCGTCGATCAGGTCGATGGCCTTGTCCGGCAGGTAGCGGTCCGGGATGTAGCGATTGGAGTGCGACACCGCGAACTGGATGGAGTCCGGCGTGTAGGTGACCGCGTGGAACTTCTCGTAGCGGTCCTTGATACCCTCCAGGATGCGTACCGCGTCGCCCTCGTTGGGGGGCGGCACTTTCACCGACTGGAAACGCCGCTCCAGCGACCGGTCGCGCTCGATGGACTTCCGGTACTCGCCCGGGGTAGTGGCCCCGATGCACTGGACCTCGCCGCGGGAAAGCGCCGGCTTCAGGATGTTGGCCGCGTCCAGCGACCCTTCGGCCGAGCCCGCGCCCACCAGCGTGTGCAGCTCATCGATGAAGATGATGGCGTTCTGGTTCTCCATCAGCTCCTTCATGATGGTCTTCAGGCGTTCTTCGAACTGGCCGCGGTACTTGGTGCCCGCCACGATGAGCGAAAGGTCGAGCGCCAGGATGCGCTTGTCGGCCAGGAACGAGGGCACTTCGCCGTCGGCGATGCGCTGCGCCAGCCCTTCGACGATGGCCGTCTTGCCCACACCCGGCTCGCCGATCAGCACGGGATTGTTCTTGGTGCGCCGGCACAGGATCTGCACCACCCGCTCCAGCTCCGGCTCGCGACCGACGAGCGGGTCGAGTTGGTTGTCCAGGGCGGCCTGGGTCAGGTCGCGGGAAAACTCCGAGAGCAGCGACGATTCCTTCTGCCGCTGCGGCGTGGCCTTCTCCTGCGTGCTGCGCGCGATCTCCTCGCGGATGGCGGAGAGCCGCAGCCCGCGCTCATGCAGGATCTCGGCCGCGAAGCA
Above is a genomic segment from Terriglobales bacterium containing:
- a CDS encoding sigma-70 family RNA polymerase sigma factor produces the protein MALNVEPHIARDEAALIERIRRGERALFHELIRPYERGVYLAAYSILHNEADAEEVAQESILKALLHLGQLREEEKFKSWLLLIVVNEAKMRRRKDRQHLYESVDDPGTESEEGEFLPRQFADWREIPSESLERAEVRAAVSRALKSLPGIYREVFVLRDVEHLTVTETAQALEISEAAVKTRLHRARLQMREQLAPAFGRSWLDRVAWWRGKKPW
- a CDS encoding ATP-dependent Clp protease ATP-binding subunit — protein: MFERYTEKARRVIFFARYEASQFGSPYIETEHLLLGLLREDKALTNRFLRSHASVESIRKQIEGHTTIREKVSTSVDLPLSNECKRVLAYAAEEAERLSHKHIGTEHLLLGLLREEKCFAAEILHERGLRLSAIREEIARSTQEKATPQRQKESSLLSEFSRDLTQAALDNQLDPLVGREPELERVVQILCRRTKNNPVLIGEPGVGKTAIVEGLAQRIADGEVPSFLADKRILALDLSLIVAGTKYRGQFEERLKTIMKELMENQNAIIFIDELHTLVGAGSAEGSLDAANILKPALSRGEVQCIGATTPGEYRKSIERDRSLERRFQSVKVPPPNEGDAVRILEGIKDRYEKFHAVTYTPDSIQFAVSHSNRYIPDRYLPDKAIDLIDEAGARVKLRQTSLPDEITDVQKRIKFIVHRMENAIANHEFEKARFYSDEERKERENLRGLREKYHLDESSTGAVSREDIEDVVSRWTGVPVTAVKEEESQKLLRIEEELHKRVISQDKAITALARAIRRSRAGLKNPNRPVGSFMFLGPTGVGKTEVARTLAQFLFGSEKSLIRFDMSEFMEKHSVSKLIGSPPGYVGYEEGGQLTERVKRAPYSVVLLDEIEKAHPDVFNILLQVFEDGQLTDGLGNTVDFKNVVLIMTSNIGARHLQKRSGLGFQSDKEDLVAGKVEEMVRNEVKRTFNPEFLNRLDEVILFNALTEQDLILILELLVNQLNQNLAQRQITITVNEEAKKWILDKTLGDRSYGARPLRRALQKYIEDPLSEALIQGTITTRPAFIEVFLEGDKLFYRPVDSKETEAVLLYEN